NNNNNNNNNNNNNNNNNNNNNNNNNNNNNNNNNNNNNNNNNNNNNNNNNNNNNNNNNNNNNNNNNNNNNNNNNNNNNNNNNNNNNNNNNNNNNNNNNNNNNNNNNNNNNNNNNNNNNNNNNNNNNNNNNNNNNNNNNNNNNNNNNNNNNNNNNNNNNNNNNNNNNNNNNNNNNNNNNNNNNNNNNNNNNNNNNNNNNNNNNNNNNNNNNNNNNNNNNNNNNNNNNNNNNNNNNNNNNNNNNNNNNNNNNNNNNNNNNNNNNNNNNNNNNNNNNNNNNNNNNNNNNNNNNNNNNNNNNNNNNNNNNNNNNNNNNNNNNNNNNNNNNNNNNNNNNNNNNNNNNNNNNNNNNNNNNNNNNNNNNNNNNNNNNNNNNNNNNNNNNNNNNNNNNNNNNNNNNNNNNNNNNNNNNNNNNNNNNNNNNNNNNNNNNNNNNNNNNNNNNNNNNNNNNNNNNNNNNNNNNNNNNNNNNNNNNNNNNNNNNNNNNNNNNNNNNNNNNNNNNNNNNNNNNNNNNNNNNNNNNNNNNNNNNNNNNNNNNNNNNNNNNNNNNNNNNNNNNNNNNNNNNNNNNNNNNNNNNNNNNNNNNNNNNNNNNNNNNNNNNNNNNNNNNNNNNNNNNNNNNNNNNNNNNNNNNNNNNNNNNNNNNNNNNNNNNNNNNNNNNNNNNNNNNNNNNNNNNNNNNNNNNNNNNNNNNNNNNNNNNNNNNNNNNNNNNNNNNNNNNNNNNNNNNNNNNNNNNNNNNNNNNNNNNNNNNNNNNNNNNNNNNNNNNNNNNNNNNNNNNNNNNNNNNNNNNNNNNNNNNNNNNNNNNNNNNNNNNNNNNNNNNNNNNNNNNNNNNNNNNNNNNNNNNNNNNNNNNNNNNNNNNNNNNNNNNNNNNNNNNNNNNNNNNNNNNNNNNNNNNNNNNNNNNNNNNNNNNNNNNNNNNNNNNNNNNNNNNNNNNNNNNNNNNNNNNNNNNNNNNNNNNNNNNNNNNNNNNNNNNNNNNNNNNNNNNNNNNNNNNNNNNNNNNNNNNNNNNNNNNNNNNNNNNNNNNNNNNNNNNNNNNNNNNNNNNNNNNNNNNNNNNNNNNNNNNNNNNNNNNNNNNNNNNNNNNNNNNNNNNNNNNNNNNNNNNNNNNNNNNNNNNNNNNNNNNNNNNNNNNNNNNNNNNNNNNNNNNNNNNNNNNNNNNNNNNNNNNNNNNNNNNNNNNNNNNNNNNNNNNNNNNNNNNNNNNNNNNNNNNNNNNNNNNNNNNNNNNNNNNNNNNNNNNNNNNNNNNNNNNNNNNNNNNNNNNNNNNNNNNNNNNNNNNNNNNNNNNNNNNNNNNNNNNNNNNNNNNNNNNNNNNNNNNNNNNNNNNNNNNNNNNNNNNNNNNNNNNNNNNNNNNNNNNNNNNNNNNNNNNNNNNNNNNNNNNNNNNNNNNNNNNNNNNNNNNNNNNNNNNNNNNNNNNNNNNNNNNNNNNNNNNNNNNNNNNNNNNNNNNNNNNNNNNNNNNNNNNNNNNNNNNNNNNNNNNNNNNNNNNNNNNNNNNNNNNNNNNNNNNNNNNNNNNNNNNNNNNNNNNNNNNNNNNNNNNNNNNNNNNNNNNNNNNNNNNNNNNNNNNNNNNNNNNNNNNNNNNNNNNNNNNNNNNNNNNNNNNNNNNNNNNNNNNNNNNNNNNNNNNNNNNNNNNNNNNNNNNNNNNNNNNNNNNNNNNNNNNNNNNNNNNNNNNNNNNNNNNNNNNNNNNNNNNNNNNNNNNNNNNNNNNNNNNNNNNNNNNNNNNNNNNNNNNNNNNNNNNNNNNNNNNNNNNNNNNNNNNNNNNNNNNNNNNNNNNNNNNNNNNNNNNNNNNNNNNNNNNNNNNNNNNNNNNNNNNNNNNNNNNNNNNNNNNNNNNNNNNNNNNNNNNNNNNNNNNNNNNNNNNNNNNNNNNNNNNNNNNNNNNNNNNNNNNNNNNNNNNNNNNNNNNNNNNNNNNNNNNNNNNNNNNNNNNNNNNNNNNNNNNNNNNNNNNNNNNNNNNNNNNNNNNNNNNNNNNNNNNNNNNNNNNNNNNNNNNNNNNNNNNNNNNNNNNNNNNNNNNNNNNNNNNNNNNNNNNNNNNNNNNNNNNNNNNNNNNNNNNNNNNNNNNNNNNNNNNNNNNNNNNNNNNNNNNNNNNNNNNNNNNNNNNNNNNNNNNNNNNNNNNNNNNNNNNNNNNNNNNNNNNNNNNNNNNNNNNNNNNNNNNNNNNNNNNNNNNNNNNNNNNNNNNNNNNNNNNNNNNNNNNNNNNNNNNNNNNNNNNNNNNNNNNNNNNNNNNNNNNNNNNNNNNNNNNNNNNNNNNNNNNNNNNNNNNNNNNNNNNNNNNNNNNNNNNNNNNNNNNNNNNNNNNNNNNNNNNNNNNNNNNNNNNNNNNNNNNNNNNNNNNNNNNNNNNNNNNNNNNNNNNNNNNNNNNNNNNNNNNNNNNNNNNNNNNNNNNNNNNNNNNNNNNNNNNNNNNNNNNNNNNNNNNNNNNNNNNNNNNNNNNNNNNNNNNNNNNNNNNNNNNNNNNNNNNNNNNNNNNNNNNNNNNNNNNNNNNNNNNNNNNNNNNNNNNNNNNNNNNNNNNNNNNNNNNNNNNNNNNNNNNNNNNNNNNNNNNNNNNNNNNNNNNNNNNNNNNNNNNNNNNNNNNNNNNNNNNNNNNNNNNNNNNNNNNNNNNNNNNNNNNNNNNNNNNNNNNNNNNNNNNNNNNNNNNNNNNNNNNNNNNNNNNNNNNNNNNNNNNNNNNNNNNNNNNNNNNNNNNNNNNNNNNNNNNNNNNNNNNNNNNNNNNNNNNNNNNNNNNNNNNNNNNNNNNNNNNNNNNNNNNNNNNNNNNNNNNNNNNNNNNNNNNNNNNNNNNNNNNNNNNNNNNNNNNNNNNNNNNNNNNNNNNNNNNNNgagaggagcggatagcagattgactgtcgcaggagcggatagcagattggctgacggaaaggagcggatagcagattggctggcggagaggagcggatagcaaggtggctggcaaagaggagcgaattgcagattggctggcggagaggagcggatagcagggtggctgacggagaggagtggatagcagggtggctggctgagaggagcggatagcagattggctgacacaggagcggatagcagggtggcaggcggagaggagcggatagcagtgtggctggcggagaggagcggatagcagattggctggcggagaggagcgcatagcagggtggctgacacaggagcggatagcagattggctgacacaggagcggatagcagattggcaggcagagaggagcggatagcagattggctggtggagaggagcggatagatgattgcctggcaaagaggagtggatagcagattggctggctgtcataaacagttagttaagtgttaaggtttttttctacctgtaaagggttaacaagcagtacctgtgaacacctgaccagaggaccaatcagggacaagagattttcaaatctctgtggagggaagtttttttttcttttctttgtgttagagagtctctcttgggagttaagggagtccagacatcttaatcaagtcctcccaggtttctgcaataaattcttctattcaagctagtgagtattagcaaggaactagtattcttatacttttatttctgtatttgcaattctgtgttttgctatagaatttctttaattctgtactgttattgcttttactgagaaagaaaggaggggggattctctccagagattgataagtttagaccctgtgtattgttccatcttggtattacagagacagtttactttcttttattctttaataaatcttttctgttaaggacttgtttgatctttccttgggtgaattctcagggaaaggggaggagggaggaggaaggcatccctctgtagttggatcccggtatctctcctaggaaaagggaggggggaggaagcaggggggtatggtttatttctcctaggtgtaagaactccatggatttggggctcttgggatccccaaggattttgtggaaggactgtgtcccaatacaggtacgttattgggtggtggcagcttttaccagatctaaactaggattttagtttaggggagtccatgcaggtccccatattggaacccaacagttctaagtgggggagaaacctatgacaggggTGCTGGAGGCAGTTGATGAGGGCTCAATAGAATCTATCTTAAGGTCATCCACTGAGTACCTGTGTAAGTGCAAAATGCGTGGGCGCATGtttgtgagggaggagggggcttttGCTGTACTGTGTGAGCTGCCCTCGGCTGTGGACCCTCTACAGGTTCCAGGCTCGATAGCAGTGGAAGATGGTGAGTGGAATGTAAGAACCACTGGGAGCCAGCCCTCACAGAATGCAGAGCAGTGCTTGACATGGGATCCCAGGTGACCATCGTATTCCAGTCTTTCTACCAGCAGATGCTTGGGCATCTGCCTATACAGCCCCTGACAGGACTTGGCCTGTGTGGCCttagcatggatgaatacccctaccaGGGCTATGTCATAGtacacctggaattcccagaagAGATTGCTGGGGTAAGACAGGAGGTGGACACTGCTGCTTTAATATGCCCTGACCCCAAAGGAgcctctgatgtgtctgtgctaatagggaccaactccagccTCTTTAGGATACTTGCCGATTACAGCAGAGAGTAAGCAGGAGACCAATATCTGAATACCTTGGTGATACACACACGCTGTGCCGTGGCCTACAGAAAAATTGAGGACACAAGGAAAGTGATACCTGATTTGCCAGTGGGAGCACTGAGGTATGCGGGCCCGGTccctttggtggtggcagcaatgtCAGAAAAGGAGGTGATTGTCAGGAGTACctgcctaaataaaaaaaaatttattgcaagtgttagtttacttggacgacctgattgtgtttggaagaaccttggaggaacatgaagaaagacttcttaaaatGCTCGATAGGTTGGAGGcatatggtttgaagctttcaattgacaaatgccagttctgccaAACCTCAGTAAAGTATGTCGgtcacatcgtgtcccaagagggtgtgagtactgatcccgataaaatagaagcactcactacctGGCCACGTCCCACtaactacagagaactcaagacctttcttggatttagtggctactaccgcagatttgtGAAGAACTATGCCACAATTGTAAAACCTCtgaatgatcttaccaggggataccAGTGCAACAAGTACAAATCTAAGACCCGGAATAAGAggaggcctccaaagcctcctgtgcagagacactatggccccttcgaaccGTTTGGCCCAcggtgggatgagagatgtgagagGGCTTTTCGGGAAATCATTACTCGCCTAACTCATGCTCCCATCCTAGTCTTTGCTGATCCAAGCAaaccatttatcctgcatactgatgccagtttggagggtctgggagcagtactgtaccaggaggtggaaggcaaTCACAAACCTGTAGCCTTggccagccgaggactgtctgacAGTGAAACTCGATATCCCatccacaagctggagttcttggccttcaaatgggccatcactgagaaattttgagactcttgtatggtgctcagttccaggtgtggacagacaacaacccactgacttatgtgttaacgAGTGCTAagttggatgctacagggcagagatgggtggcagcCTTGGCTAGCTATgagttcagcattcaataccgatccgggagaagcaatgtagatgcagatgcattgtccagacGTCCGCAGACACCTGAGGTTGCTGTGATACCCAcagatggagtgagagctatttgcagcgTGAGTCGCAGAGAGCCGgaggcccatgagagccttcatggatgtgttgctgaagctttgggcctgccccctgaatgcgtgccttctgcttcagtgaactatattgcattggaccaatctcccttgcccatgctcaatgcggctgactggcaggaagcccagctgcaagatactGACATCCGTGATacactacttgccaaaagggaggggcgaaGCCCGGCTGCGGTTGTCCAGCCCAACCCAGAAGGTAAGCTGctattgagagaatggaccaaactaaaactgattcagggagtgctacaccgtGTGACCACAGATCCTTTACAAAAACAACGGACCCAACTAGTGCTGCCGaaagagtacagagccctggctatgagggccctgcatgatgactttggacatttaggaatggagaggaccctggaacttattcgcagtaggttctattggccccggatgggCGAAGATCCAGAATgatgttgggacaggaatgtctccatgctgattctgtaagtgagcagtctgtgcttagGGTGCTTTCCTgactaaatgccaagattcctgtactatgaacaacatcaatatctacatgggTTTAaggttaattgggttccaaacattggccagagctggtatggataaagtagctgttttctttagctcttggcaagatcacatgagacatacaggaaccatgctgcaaaagctaaccaagttataccttgagtttgtaaagagattcattcatgttattgaacatgactttgataaaccatttctgttatacactggtacggcctctagcccaacactagctgtagtgagacagacccaaggatggggggctcttgggatgcagtcagcgatgtttgtgacatcccttcctgcatcaattttgcgttgggggtgtgacgttattgatataaactgggaccatatagaacatgggttgcaaccaaggtcctgtagtggcaccaaatcttaggtaaagggggtcatataaggtgtctaagaccagattatgggttgctggttataattatgctgtctgtatgtctgtatcatttttagttgaagttataaatgttgggtctgtgctgtctgtatttcaagttggggcagtgcttctgggggaagcatcccagacaagctggtgttagctctgcatagcctgcttgatggcccattaaggaccatcagctacacaactgacccatggagagaaggcagacacaccttgtgactcagcaaggtatgcagagacttgtccatgtgactgcagactccattttgcggtgattttccacagtaagaacaaagaggttcttacacctggaaaagcctatataaggctgatgcatcatctccatctggtcttcaatcctgctttttacctctggagggactttgctacaaactgaagctctacacaagggactgaggacccgtCCCGGCGGGGGATGTTTTCctgagacttgatttgaacctgcagtttatgccatcactgctgcaagcctgaactaagaactttgccattactgtatgtaattgattccatttaaccaattctacctctcatctctacctttttccctttgtaaataaacctttagattttagattctaaaggattggcaacagcgtgatttgtgggtaagatctgatgtgtatattgaccttggtctggggcttggtcctttgggatcgagagaaccttttccttttattggggtgttggttttcataaccatttatccccaggatgagtgcactggtggtgatactgggagactggagtgtctaaggaaattgcttgtgtgacttgtggttagccagtggggtgagaccaaagtcctttttgtctggctggtttggtttgccctagaggtggaaaaaccccagcctagggctgtgactgccctgtttgagcaattggtcctgatttggcactctcagttgggtcccgccagaaccgcatcgtcacaccttGACGTCTACgtccttctgttgctggggcagaacagagatcccaccctcgtcgccacgttgttatatccttgagggcagcagtttaggaagaaatcactggagacacagagagctgtaaaccttggagcagccatttattgccacacactgaactaaccaaaccagccaaaactggctgggctatcccctaatagtctaactcagttgccagagCAACAACAAGATTCTGttaccacgacaaccaaatacacaacaccccaCTATCCCAGTATTTGTCTGTAACCAGCCCtgggtgctgggacaagggagagGAAGGTAAGGAAAGTTTCGATGAGCCTAGGCAGCcgtgtgagctgatggctttgtctaaccAGTTGGGGAAGGCAAAgttagtggaaaatgagtgtccctATATCTTCCCTGTTCCCTGTGTGGAGGATTGTGACAGTGaaggaatgtgcctgtgtctgtcaggggtaatgacttgcctatggaggaagctaccccagtctccaagcagttgtctgtgaacagtcctgtgtgctgggacaagggaaaggatatcccaagctgtgtgtctggtgaaggggaaggtttctccagctcttctttgtctgtggagcagagagaaggtgcctctcagcctgtgatggttgagagcagtgcagttgtctcagagttggttCTGGTTACAACTAACGCCCAGAAAGGGAATGGTCCTAAATTTGTGTCTGCTAGGGAGAGTGACACTGTAACTAACAAGATCCCAGAGGACAAATGACTCTGGTACTGTTGCTTAGTGTGTTGCTgggaaagggtgtagcaactTTATCTAATCAAGTTGATACCCTAGCAAGGGCACAAAGAAACCATAAAACTGATTTGATTTTGTTGCCCACTGACAGTGTGGAAATTTGTAACCAGAAGGAAATGATTCCTGAACTTGTGTGTTTTGAGACTGACAACTTGTATGTTGCCTAGTCAAGGCACCGAGAgaatttctctcctgtgtggaggaGTCTCTGATGTCCAATCTGGTGTTAGCTCCAACTGAAGCATTTTCTAGGCTAAGGACATCTGAGAGGCTCTTCCCTGTATGGACTTGCTGACGCTTGATGCTGTGTGAGCACCAAATGAAGGTACCCCTTCAAGCTCTTTCTTGTGTAAATTATCCGATGGGGAATAATTTGTGAGCTCAGACTGAATCTTTTCCTGCAGTTATTGAAGCTTTTCTTGCATTCCAAGTATTTATCGGTTCTCTCTCTGATGTGAAGCAAGGTTTGATCATCAATGAAACTTTTTCCAGTCGAGGCATTTATAGATACAGTGCCATGTGGATTCTGAAATGTTTAGGAAGGTATGAGCTagaactgaagcttttcccaccaTCCAACCATTTATGGGGTccctctcttgtgtggattgtctgatgtatATTAAGATTTGAACCCTCATGGAGGCTTTCCCACAGTGCAGGGTGGGCAGAAAAGTTTTGCTACTCTGCAACATGGTCAAAGGGCCACAGCGGCCACATTTCAGGTCGGAATCTGGGATAGGGTTGGTTGGACTGAGGTCTacatgctgcagtgtggacaccagagcccCAGATTTGAGCCTAGgttagtgtagatgctcaagcccagggttctcCGACATGTGCCagctgcagaggtgaaagtaagctggtacggtgtaccggcaagaacTGGTATGCTGTGCCAGACTAGACTGGCTTCCCTGGGCCCtctaaatcaccgctggagccctgccgccctggggtagcggtggcagggctccggcggtgatttaaagggcctggagctccgcggaggccagagccccgggccctttaatttgcccctgagccccggggctcccagccacctctgcagctggtagctccggggtgatttgAGGGCCCtgggaccagggccggtgcaaccatttcgGCAACCTAGgtagtcgcctagggcactgggatttggggggtgccattttcttcgacAGTGACCGCAGCGGCCAGATCTTTggggggagggccgcctgcagcaagtaagggggggggcaacatgcaggggaactccccaccccagctcacccctgccctgcctcctccccgagcatgccatagctgcgtcacttctcctgcctcccaagcttgcggcgccaatcagcttaggcaccgcaagcctgggaggcgggagaagtgaagcaccgacggcgtgctcagggtgctggtgctcgtgcttgtgcgcagagcaggggtgagctggggcaggggggcgcctcagggcagaggggggggagctgccgcgggggggggcggacctcagggcggaggtgcggggggttggggggcaaagTGGAAGTTTCGCTTAGGGcccgaaacatccttgcaccggccctgccaggactcccagccacagccagagcctcaGGGTCTCTAAATATggaaaggccctgcctcttctggctgaggccacacccccgctcaggactccgtCAAGTACTTTACGTTACTGTCACCCCTGGCCAGCTGACTCCAGACCCAAtgaccctgggcttacattgcagtgtagacaaacccagagTGACATACAGGCATATCCTCATTAGAGTGCAGTGACACAACcagttcaggagaaaaaaaattccatgacTATCTTCAAAACTCAcatctggaaaatgaaagggaaatAAACAAGGAAACACTTTTATATGCTTTATATACATAAAGTAAATGACAGGCTTAAAGGGAACTGGAAGGGAACTTTCATAACAAGACCATGtgggaaaaacatcaaaaaaattGAAGTATTGTTCTGAAAGGCATTAAAGTGGAAATATTGCAAATCCACTCTGGGGTGGAATTAATGAGCAGAGGTGAAAATGGGACAGTGCACCAATGAGAACTGGCTGCCGGTACCGGCCCGCACACGGccgatgttaaagcgctgctgagTTGCTTTAACGTCGCTGCCCTTTTTTTTCCTGGCAGGGCCACTGATGTGGGTAGCAaaaggggcagcagctctggggggaCCCTTCAAATCGCTGCCACGGTCCCAGGATTCCTGGctactgctgctgcagcaccagggctcctggtccccagccccgccccttccaccagaggccccgccccttccagtgaccagagcccccccccaccttgcCCAGGAGGGACCTGGGGTACCAGTAAGTCCCTCTGCTTACTTTCACTCCGTTAACGAGTTACAGTCACACATCAGAAAGATTTTATAGCTCTCCCTCTCgtgttttctttccttctcccttttcttttatttcatCCAGTTCTGCACATCATTTTAGCTAGCGCTGTTCTCCATCCATTTATTTCTCTGTCTGCCCCAAATCTCTTTCATTCCCTATCACAGATCGTTCGAGCTCAGGTTCCCagttctctccccttcctccccctctgccccaagtGTCTCCACTTGCTTTCACTCTTTTCGCATTAGTTCGCTGCCCACCTCACCTTTCCCCAGGTTTCTCGATTTACTCTTGTTTTACTTTATTTCCTGCCCCCCCCTTGatttcttctctcccttctgatgaaacctgcctctcccctccccgcagccagcTCACCTTCATCCAAATGACatgccctcccccgcctcccgccccctcaccacagcaTCCCTTCCCCAGGGGCCTGGAGGTCACACCTGCCAGTCCCTGGGACCGGGTCTCGatctcccaggctccctgctggtgcagagtatcccccttctccccacacctcccaaatCACAAGTAATTTGGTGTctttgccacccccacagctgcctgtccCCGAGCCCACCTAGCAGTTACAGCCCCAACCCCCACATCACCTCTGTCCCTGACCCTCCATCAGTTCTCATCCTGCAGCCCCACACATGCCCCTCAGGAACCCTatgcacctgcagcagctccaggagttattcacccccccccagcccttcccatccctggggctgcagggagggagggggagtgtcATAGAGATTAGATATTGGGGTTGGGTAGACaggtgtcctccaaggtcatgaAGATGAGCCAGAGGCTAGGTAGATGAGAGGCCTCCAGTATCACAGACTAGGATGACTGTGATTAgagacacccattttttcatgcccATTGGCCTATTCCCACCATGTCTCAGTAGCACTGTCTGAGCCAGAATTCCCAGAGTCCTCCTGTGCCAGAGGACAGTGACATACGGCGGCAAAAGCCTTGGGTGGATGAGATTGGCGGAGGTAGAGAAGCCACCCCCTGTTTTCCATACTTTGGCAGGGCAGACACCTAGCAGGGCCGCCAGGGTCGTGGGCACTGCATGGCAGAAAGCCTGAAGGAAACAGGAAACTTCCAATGTCACAAAGACAAGGGTGTGTGAGACTCCAGGGCGATATCCCCCCCATGTCTCAGCAACACTGTCTGAGCCAGGATCCTGTCCAGACCCAGAACCAGGGACGGATTCGCTGCCCGGTGAAAGAGGCTGgcaggaaagtgaagatcggggcctcgttaTCAGCATCAAAAAATGCCACCTGCCCCCATTCACAGTCCAGAGAAACCCGGATCCTTCTGGggacccggctcaggggcaggggggtctcagggaaggtgagagcctggaactgacacccccaccactgcacagcccagatccccccctcagggttATGACCGATCcagcccttcctcctcacagactctctggccacccccacagcccagcattccccatcccccacctccaccccccagcaatgtctccccagggtgaatccctcacagcccagcacacagagctcagtgtcaaatcgctcagggttgtcgggcagatcctgcCGGGCGTGTCCCCATCTCACATGtctccgatcctcagacagggcgagctggggatgagccgtgtctggatccagagtcaccgtcactggggacagagagaatcagagcgtgaggggcagagctcagccctgggggaggcggggaccatttctcacactccccagcagccctgggacaggcctggatcccagggagctgcctcggCCCTGGGCGCCTGACACCGAGCAGAGACGTCACTGCAGTTCTCagcctgggcaatgggacccactTTTGTACATTCACATTTGGTGACAgaggctgcagccccctgctcctcaGCTGGCTCTAGCTCAGATGGCAGAGGCTGGAGCATAGGGGCCGACTCCGTGGGCGCTCTGAAAAAttgggcagctccccacccccctgcccagctcacctccacctccgctccgcctcctcccctgagcgcaccgcgtGCCCGcttcccccctagctcccagcacttgcaCCTGTTTCGCTCggccgggagggagggggcaggagggggaaggcagcacgctcggggaagaggtggggccgggacggggatttggagaaggggtccaataggggcagggaggggctgagactttggggaaggggttggaatgggggtggggaaagggtgaagtcggggtggg
This region of Mauremys mutica isolate MM-2020 ecotype Southern chromosome 10, ASM2049712v1, whole genome shotgun sequence genomic DNA includes:
- the LOC123343435 gene encoding tripartite motif-containing protein 15-like isoform X1 encodes the protein MSLACHFFLIDQTQDERQKIVSEFQQLWQFLEEQEQLLLAQLEKLDRKVVKIQNDNASKLSEEISRLSELISELEGKGQKPASELLQDFRSTVSGCEAGKFQQPMEISLELQKRLSDFSQENIVLMETLRKFKDTLLSEPETGAHRQVTVTLDPDTAHPQLALSEDRRHVRWGHARQDLPDNPERFDTELCVLGCEGFTLGRHCWGVEVGDGECWAVGVARESVRRKGWIGHNPEGGIWAVQWWGCQFQALTFPETPLPLSRVPRRIRVSLDCEWGQVAFFDADNEAPIFTFLPASFTGQRIRPWFWVWTGSWLRQCC
- the LOC123343435 gene encoding tripartite motif-containing protein 15-like isoform X2 → MFLQEKVQAYLETLREEREKLLGFKVIGEGKTWEYLDFRSTVSGCEAGKFQQPMEISLELQKRLSDFSQENIVLMETLRKFKDTLLSEPETGAHRQVTVTLDPDTAHPQLALSEDRRHVRWGHARQDLPDNPERFDTELCVLGCEGFTLGRHCWGVEVGDGECWAVGVARESVRRKGWIGHNPEGGIWAVQWWGCQFQALTFPETPLPLSRVPRRIRVSLDCEWGQVAFFDADNEAPIFTFLPASFTGQRIRPWFWVWTGSWLRQCC